The following are encoded in a window of Amphibacillus xylanus NBRC 15112 genomic DNA:
- a CDS encoding formate--tetrahydrofolate ligase produces MKTDLEIAVETELQPIKEIVNQLDLLDEEWEPYGKYKAKLSLNILNRLKSKADGNLILVTSINPTPAGEGKSTVTVGLGQALHQLGKKTAVALREPSLGPVMGLKGGATGGGYSQVVPMEDINLHFTGDIHAITATNNALAALIDNHIFQGNQEQIDPRRITWKRVVDLNDRALREVVIGLGGVKQGVPREDGFNITVASEIMAILCLANGYEDLKQRLAKIVIGYRFDSTPVTVADLKVEGVLAMLLRDALKPNLIQTIEGVPAIIHGGPFANIAHGCNSLLATKMAGKLADYVVTEAGFGADLGAEKFLNIKSRIGELDPKAVVIVATTRALKMHGGVEKDQLATENIEALEKGLENLAKHIETVEKFGLPFVVALNHFTTDTEAEVRVIKEWCDNRNVSLAITTVWAEGGKGGLDLAKEVIQKVEQQQSNYQPLYQLETTIKEKIEAIATQVYGATDVKYSPLSEQQIVEFTKNGWADLPICMAKTQYSLSDQPEQLGRPTDFSITIRELRPSIGAGFIVALTGDMLTMPGLPKEPAALKMDIDRDGQISGLF; encoded by the coding sequence ATGAAAACTGATTTAGAGATTGCAGTAGAGACAGAATTACAGCCAATTAAAGAAATTGTAAACCAATTAGATTTACTTGATGAAGAATGGGAGCCATATGGAAAATATAAAGCTAAGCTCTCATTGAACATCCTAAATCGCCTCAAAAGTAAAGCTGATGGAAACTTAATCTTAGTGACCTCAATTAATCCAACACCAGCTGGTGAAGGTAAATCAACAGTTACAGTTGGGTTAGGCCAAGCACTACATCAATTAGGTAAAAAGACAGCTGTCGCGCTTAGAGAGCCTTCATTAGGTCCTGTAATGGGCTTAAAAGGTGGAGCAACAGGTGGTGGTTATTCTCAAGTTGTCCCAATGGAAGATATCAATTTGCATTTTACCGGTGATATTCATGCGATTACTGCTACAAATAATGCGTTAGCAGCATTAATTGATAATCATATATTTCAAGGTAATCAAGAACAGATTGATCCGCGTAGAATTACTTGGAAACGAGTTGTAGACTTAAATGACCGAGCGTTACGTGAGGTTGTCATCGGTCTTGGTGGTGTGAAACAGGGTGTACCGAGAGAAGATGGTTTTAATATTACAGTTGCCTCTGAAATAATGGCGATTTTATGCTTAGCTAATGGATATGAAGATTTAAAACAAAGACTCGCTAAAATTGTTATTGGCTATCGATTTGATTCAACCCCAGTCACAGTTGCTGATCTAAAAGTCGAAGGTGTATTAGCTATGCTTTTACGAGATGCCTTAAAGCCAAATCTCATCCAGACAATTGAAGGTGTTCCTGCCATTATTCATGGTGGTCCATTTGCTAATATTGCACATGGATGTAATAGCTTATTAGCGACGAAAATGGCTGGTAAGTTAGCTGATTATGTTGTTACTGAAGCTGGTTTTGGCGCTGACCTTGGTGCTGAGAAATTTTTAAATATTAAGTCTCGAATTGGAGAATTAGATCCTAAAGCTGTTGTAATTGTTGCAACAACTCGCGCATTAAAAATGCATGGTGGCGTTGAAAAAGATCAATTAGCAACAGAAAACATAGAAGCATTAGAAAAAGGATTAGAAAACTTAGCAAAACATATAGAAACAGTAGAAAAGTTTGGCTTACCGTTTGTTGTTGCGCTAAACCATTTCACTACAGATACAGAAGCAGAAGTTAGAGTCATAAAAGAATGGTGCGATAACCGAAATGTATCATTGGCAATCACGACTGTTTGGGCGGAAGGTGGTAAAGGTGGACTAGATTTAGCAAAAGAAGTGATCCAAAAAGTTGAGCAACAACAATCAAATTACCAACCACTTTACCAACTAGAAACAACAATTAAAGAAAAAATAGAAGCGATTGCTACACAGGTATATGGTGCGACTGATGTTAAATATTCACCTTTATCTGAACAGCAAATTGTTGAATTCACCAAGAACGGTTGGGCAGACTTACCGATTTGTATGGCAAAGACACAATACTCACTATCAGATCAACCGGAACAATTAGGTAGACCAACTGACTTTTCAATTACAATCCGTGAGCTTAGACCATCAATCGGTGCTGGATTCATTGTCGCGTTAACAGGTGATATGTTGACAATGCCTGGCTTACCGAAAGAACCAGCAGCGCTGAAGATGGATATTGATAGAGACGGTCAGATTAGTGGACTCTTTTAA
- a CDS encoding MFS transporter — protein sequence MSKKASLMPLKMLLFSFYGANTMIVSFLPLLLTYRGLSRQEVGWVLAIGPAVSIVAQLFWGYISDKFQTVKNVLIITLIGLLISSVFYFQAQTLMLILCFSIIYYFFQSSIAPLSDSLAQRQAEEIGISFGSIRTWGSIGFAVFSILVGEIIDWTGIQYLIIPYFIMASITLILSTRVKDVTIKKAAIQLKDLHKLFKNAPLIIFLVVLSLVSITHRMNDSYMSLFISDLGGGDNIVGLAWFIGVVSEALVIAFSGRWLKNLHPLIWITTSGLIYALRWIIYSLIANPMLIVAFQVLNGFSYGIFFVMSFQYVSRLIPEQLQTTGHLLYSTVIFGISGIIASLGGGYLFEQFGGSTLYFVMAILALLGSCLILLYHIVIRKTSKAV from the coding sequence TTGTCGAAGAAAGCGTCACTTATGCCATTAAAAATGTTGTTATTCAGTTTCTATGGCGCTAATACTATGATTGTTAGTTTTTTACCATTATTATTAACCTATCGTGGGTTAAGTAGACAAGAGGTTGGCTGGGTACTAGCAATTGGACCCGCAGTGTCAATTGTTGCGCAGCTGTTTTGGGGATATATTAGTGATAAGTTTCAAACGGTGAAAAATGTGTTGATCATCACGCTAATTGGGTTATTAATTAGTAGTGTGTTCTATTTTCAAGCACAGACACTGATGTTGATTTTGTGCTTTTCGATTATTTATTACTTTTTCCAATCCTCAATTGCACCTTTATCAGATAGCTTGGCACAGCGTCAGGCAGAAGAGATCGGCATTAGTTTTGGTTCAATTAGAACTTGGGGTTCAATTGGGTTCGCTGTATTTTCAATCTTAGTTGGGGAAATTATTGATTGGACGGGGATTCAATATTTAATTATCCCATATTTTATAATGGCGTCGATCACATTGATTTTAAGTACGCGTGTAAAAGATGTAACGATTAAGAAAGCAGCGATTCAATTAAAAGACTTACATAAGTTATTTAAAAACGCACCACTAATCATTTTCCTTGTTGTATTATCTTTAGTATCAATTACCCATCGGATGAATGATTCATATATGAGTTTATTCATCAGTGATTTAGGTGGTGGCGATAATATTGTTGGGCTGGCTTGGTTTATTGGTGTTGTAAGTGAAGCGCTCGTTATAGCGTTCTCTGGCAGATGGTTGAAGAATTTGCATCCACTTATTTGGATTACTACATCAGGTCTCATCTATGCATTAAGATGGATCATCTATAGCTTGATTGCTAATCCAATGCTAATAGTTGCTTTTCAAGTGTTAAATGGTTTTTCTTATGGTATCTTTTTTGTTATGTCTTTTCAATATGTATCGAGACTTATCCCAGAACAGCTGCAAACAACAGGACACTTGCTATATTCTACCGTCATTTTCGGTATATCAGGAATTATCGCATCGTTAGGTGGAGGTTATCTGTTTGAACAATTTGGTGGTTCAACGCTCTACTTTGTGATGGCGATATTAGCTCTACTTGGTTCTTGTTTAATTTTGCTTTATCATATAGTTATCCGTAAGACTAGCAAAGCGGTATAG
- a CDS encoding threonine/serine exporter family protein: MEQERITKVCLLAGKIMLKSGAETYRVEDTMVRIARAFGVENAQIHATPTAIMFAEDMTSPTNFVRISERVTDLDKITKVNSISRHISAGQLTLKEARQQLLTVEKDNNMFNTWLQVLAAGFASGCFTIMFEGMWIDFLPAMLVGMIGYYSMQKFNEKLKIRFFAEFLAAIFLAIAAYFMIQIQFGVQIDKIIIGSVMPLVPGLLITNAVRDLMAGHLVSGMTKGTEAILTAFAIGAGVAVVLLVIY, translated from the coding sequence ATGGAACAAGAAAGAATAACAAAGGTATGCTTATTAGCAGGAAAAATTATGCTGAAAAGTGGTGCCGAAACGTATCGTGTCGAGGATACGATGGTTCGAATTGCTCGAGCGTTTGGTGTTGAAAATGCTCAAATTCATGCAACACCGACAGCAATTATGTTTGCTGAAGACATGACGTCACCAACAAATTTTGTCCGTATTAGTGAACGCGTTACAGATCTAGATAAAATCACTAAAGTTAATAGTATTTCAAGACATATTTCTGCTGGGCAGTTAACTTTAAAAGAGGCACGTCAGCAATTATTAACAGTAGAAAAGGATAACAATATGTTTAATACGTGGCTACAAGTGCTGGCGGCTGGATTTGCTAGTGGTTGCTTTACGATTATGTTTGAAGGCATGTGGATCGATTTCTTACCAGCTATGCTTGTTGGGATGATTGGGTATTATTCAATGCAAAAGTTTAATGAAAAGTTAAAAATTCGCTTTTTCGCTGAGTTTTTAGCGGCGATTTTCTTAGCTATTGCTGCATATTTTATGATTCAAATTCAATTTGGGGTTCAAATTGATAAAATTATTATTGGTTCAGTCATGCCACTAGTCCCAGGACTCTTAATTACGAATGCTGTTCGTGATTTAATGGCTGGCCATTTAGTATCTGGTATGACAAAGGGTACAGAGGCTATTTTAACTGCCTTTGCAATTGGTGCTGGAGTGGCAGTCGTCTTACTCGTTATATACTAA
- a CDS encoding DUF1836 domain-containing protein gives MDWLKEVVTSLNFDRIIERDDIPKIDLYMDQVTQLFEGAYAAGKRNQEDKILTKTMINNYAKDNLLFPIKNKRYTKEHIMFIQFIYQLKASLSIRDTKTVLEKLNQSVKEESIDIDQIYDQYVLLMDKQVDDFVQSLPRMLEEVDEIVAEMDDHDQVYLKQLFLIFSLVHQSNMYRRLAERLTDRLVEDSKTDNKQKD, from the coding sequence GTGGATTGGTTAAAAGAAGTTGTTACTTCATTAAATTTTGATCGGATCATCGAGCGAGATGATATACCTAAAATTGATCTTTATATGGATCAAGTTACACAGTTATTTGAAGGGGCTTATGCAGCAGGGAAGCGGAATCAAGAGGATAAGATCTTAACGAAAACGATGATCAATAATTATGCTAAAGATAATTTATTATTCCCGATTAAAAATAAGCGCTATACAAAAGAGCATATTATGTTTATTCAATTTATTTATCAACTAAAAGCGTCATTATCGATTCGTGATACTAAAACGGTTTTAGAAAAATTAAATCAATCAGTTAAAGAGGAATCGATTGATATTGATCAAATATATGATCAATATGTACTGTTAATGGACAAACAAGTGGATGATTTTGTTCAGAGTTTACCTCGAATGCTTGAAGAAGTGGATGAGATTGTTGCAGAAATGGATGATCATGATCAAGTATATTTAAAACAGTTGTTTTTAATTTTTTCTCTAGTACATCAAAGTAATATGTATCGCCGTCTCGCGGAACGATTGACTGATCGATTAGTCGAAGATTCTAAAACTGATAACAAACAAAAAGACTAG
- a CDS encoding DUF2268 domain-containing protein, whose translation MPIINTEHLLLNFLNHDEYTVNSQREFIIQPIANYFQEPNPPSVQIQLLSHGLFHPEQTDKAYIRKWLEKDYKLKVTQFFNQLKQAWDGPEVNIFVLPFNLNDNSSITGSGLSFTDKILLFLSLEPEKHLIETIMTHEYSHVLRLQTIHHEEVIQLKDTLIMEGIAEVITRRKYGKSLLPNITPDKLTIENLYKQWILPNLEIRSTHPLYQHLMYGNESMPQYLGYYIGTYLVERWQKSYLVSDNQLIRQPTNDFF comes from the coding sequence ATGCCAATAATAAACACAGAGCATTTATTACTTAACTTCCTCAATCACGATGAATACACAGTTAATAGTCAAAGAGAGTTCATTATTCAACCAATTGCTAACTATTTTCAAGAGCCGAATCCACCATCAGTTCAAATCCAATTATTAAGTCATGGGCTGTTCCATCCCGAACAAACAGATAAGGCTTATATTCGAAAATGGCTTGAGAAAGATTACAAACTTAAAGTCACACAATTTTTTAATCAATTAAAACAAGCATGGGATGGTCCAGAGGTCAATATTTTTGTCTTACCATTCAACTTAAATGACAACTCATCAATCACTGGATCTGGTCTTAGCTTTACTGATAAAATACTGCTATTTCTCAGTTTAGAGCCTGAAAAACACTTAATTGAGACTATTATGACACATGAATATAGTCATGTATTGAGGCTACAAACTATTCATCATGAGGAGGTGATTCAACTCAAAGATACGCTTATCATGGAAGGTATTGCTGAAGTTATTACAAGGAGAAAATACGGAAAGTCATTACTTCCAAACATCACACCCGATAAACTAACCATTGAAAATTTGTACAAACAATGGATTCTACCAAACTTAGAAATCCGCTCAACACATCCCCTCTATCAACACTTAATGTATGGTAATGAAAGTATGCCTCAATATTTAGGCTATTATATCGGGACTTACCTCGTTGAAAGATGGCAGAAAAGCTATCTTGTCAGCGATAATCAATTAATACGGCAACCAACAAATGACTTTTTCTAA
- a CDS encoding OsmC family protein — translation MIRLNKSTDRAHEITNDGGTVYLAKSGKSDLDAFTPGDFLNSSIAICMGLTLDALIERDGLDIPGYTIEVDGTKAQDVRPSRMEKFDVKITFDADIDEKLKSRLIKSAKRGCTMGNTIEHGVPINVIAE, via the coding sequence ATGATTAGACTAAATAAATCGACTGATCGAGCACATGAGATTACGAATGATGGTGGAACAGTTTACCTTGCTAAGTCAGGAAAAAGCGATCTCGATGCTTTTACACCAGGTGACTTTCTTAATAGTTCAATTGCCATTTGTATGGGACTCACTTTAGATGCACTTATTGAAAGAGACGGTCTTGATATTCCAGGTTATACAATTGAAGTGGATGGAACGAAAGCACAAGACGTGCGCCCATCACGGATGGAAAAGTTTGATGTTAAGATTACTTTTGATGCAGATATTGATGAGAAACTAAAGAGTCGACTAATTAAATCGGCAAAACGTGGTTGTACAATGGGTAATACAATTGAACACGGTGTGCCAATCAATGTCATAGCTGAATAA
- the trhA gene encoding PAQR family membrane homeostasis protein TrhA: protein MNRYIREPINGLTHLAGAFLAAIGLVMMVIKGISAQVSTISLVSLIIFGVSMISLYSASATYHMVIGSDQLIAWLRRLDHSMIYILIAGTYTPFCIISLNGTLGWTILGIIWLIAISGILFKLIWFHSPRWLSTALYILMGWLIIFAIVPLSANLATNGLILLIAGGIIYTLGGIIYATKPKWLESKYLGFHEVFHLFILTGSFTHFLAVYSYLI, encoded by the coding sequence TTGAATCGGTATATTAGAGAACCCATCAATGGATTGACACACTTAGCAGGAGCTTTTCTTGCTGCAATTGGCTTGGTCATGATGGTAATCAAAGGGATCAGTGCTCAAGTGTCTACAATTAGCTTAGTTTCTTTAATCATATTTGGTGTGAGTATGATTTCACTTTATAGCGCCTCAGCGACCTATCATATGGTGATTGGATCCGATCAGCTAATTGCGTGGCTTCGGCGGTTGGATCATTCGATGATTTACATTTTAATTGCAGGTACTTACACACCATTTTGCATCATCTCGTTAAATGGCACACTTGGGTGGACAATACTCGGTATCATCTGGTTGATTGCAATTAGTGGTATATTGTTTAAATTAATTTGGTTTCATAGTCCACGCTGGTTATCAACAGCGCTTTATATTTTGATGGGCTGGTTAATTATTTTTGCAATCGTACCGCTATCGGCGAACTTAGCGACTAACGGCTTGATTCTATTAATTGCTGGCGGCATCATTTATACACTTGGGGGCATTATTTATGCGACAAAGCCTAAATGGCTTGAAAGTAAATATCTAGGATTTCATGAAGTATTCCATTTATTTATTTTAACTGGGTCCTTTACCCACTTTTTAGCTGTTTACTCATACTTGATTTAA
- a CDS encoding class I SAM-dependent methyltransferase, with product MDFTYTNMLAQLNVASAHPGGFTATKKAWEKLKNFRHDVILDAGCGTGKTLAYLANKTNSQLIGVDQHEAMIKKASQRLQHTSVKLHLANIGSLPFENETIDCIISESVISFNNVRDCLAEYYRVLRPGGTLYIVEITACDTLTFAEQDEINQFYGTQSILTADEWNKLIKQAGFNVIESSPLPATADGQIELEFNDQINSIYIDYLSHHYHLINILQTKLMGQQFFCQKK from the coding sequence ATGGACTTTACCTACACGAATATGCTTGCGCAGCTAAATGTTGCTAGTGCCCATCCTGGTGGATTTACAGCGACAAAAAAAGCATGGGAAAAGCTAAAAAATTTCCGCCACGACGTCATATTAGATGCAGGTTGTGGAACAGGTAAAACATTAGCGTACTTAGCTAATAAAACGAACAGTCAATTAATTGGCGTTGATCAACATGAAGCGATGATCAAAAAAGCAAGCCAAAGATTGCAGCATACTTCAGTAAAACTCCACCTTGCAAATATCGGATCACTTCCATTTGAAAATGAAACAATCGACTGCATCATTTCTGAATCAGTTATATCGTTCAACAATGTTAGAGATTGTTTGGCAGAGTATTATCGTGTCCTTCGTCCTGGAGGGACCCTTTATATTGTTGAAATTACTGCCTGCGATACTCTAACTTTTGCCGAACAGGATGAGATAAATCAATTTTACGGGACCCAGTCGATTTTAACAGCAGATGAGTGGAATAAATTAATTAAGCAAGCCGGATTTAACGTGATTGAATCTTCACCTCTTCCAGCTACAGCCGATGGACAGATTGAACTAGAGTTTAACGATCAAATTAACTCCATTTATATTGATTATTTAAGTCACCATTATCATCTCATCAATATTCTTCAGACTAAACTAATGGGTCAGCAATTCTTTTGCCAAAAGAAATGA
- the argC gene encoding N-acetyl-gamma-glutamyl-phosphate reductase, with protein sequence MKVAIIGGSGYGGVELARLLHNHPYVELTQIISHSQAGTVFSEVYPQMTQILDEPMVDFNIDQLAADVDVVFLATPSDVSHRIVPEILKEKIKCIDLSGDFRLKDPALYQSWYGFENTAKDYLNQVVYGLSEVYQAKIEGAELIANPGCFPTAGLLALIPLVQAQVISTQSIIIDGKTGVSGAGRGLSLNVHFAEMNENAKAYQLGVHKHIPELEQELSEKSNDSIKLNFTPHIVPMTRGIMMTSYTDLVSEQSADDILDIYRSYYHNQPFIRIRTNDQIPSTKEVYGSNYCDIGFHIDRRTNKLIVVSVIDNLVKGASGQAIQNLNIMAGLDQKTGLNQLPIYP encoded by the coding sequence ATGAAGGTAGCTATTATTGGAGGTTCTGGCTATGGTGGTGTTGAATTAGCGCGCTTATTACACAATCACCCATACGTCGAGTTAACTCAAATTATTTCACATTCTCAAGCTGGTACGGTATTTTCTGAAGTTTATCCACAAATGACTCAAATTCTCGATGAGCCAATGGTGGATTTTAATATAGACCAATTAGCAGCTGATGTTGACGTTGTATTCTTAGCTACACCATCAGATGTAAGTCACCGAATTGTTCCTGAAATACTTAAAGAGAAGATAAAATGTATTGACCTTTCAGGAGATTTCCGATTGAAGGATCCAGCATTATATCAATCGTGGTACGGTTTTGAGAATACGGCAAAAGACTATCTTAATCAAGTTGTGTATGGTCTAAGTGAAGTTTATCAAGCAAAGATAGAAGGTGCTGAACTAATTGCAAATCCAGGCTGTTTTCCTACTGCTGGCTTGCTTGCTTTAATTCCATTAGTTCAGGCTCAAGTTATTTCTACTCAATCAATCATTATTGATGGGAAAACGGGTGTATCAGGTGCTGGAAGAGGCCTATCGCTAAATGTTCATTTCGCTGAGATGAATGAAAATGCTAAAGCATATCAACTAGGGGTGCATAAACATATCCCAGAATTAGAACAAGAATTATCTGAAAAATCAAATGATTCAATCAAACTAAATTTTACGCCACACATTGTCCCGATGACACGAGGGATTATGATGACAAGCTATACAGATTTAGTAAGTGAGCAATCAGCTGACGACATTTTAGACATTTATCGATCATATTATCATAATCAACCATTTATCCGGATCAGAACGAATGATCAGATACCAAGCACTAAGGAAGTTTACGGTAGCAATTATTGCGATATTGGTTTTCATATTGATCGACGAACAAATAAGTTAATCGTTGTATCTGTGATTGATAATTTAGTCAAAGGTGCATCTGGTCAAGCAATTCAAAACTTGAACATAATGGCTGGTTTGGACCAGAAAACGGGACTCAATCAATTACCGATTTACCCATAG
- a CDS encoding response regulator transcription factor translates to MNILLVKQASLVCDGIFGLLKRHFPNSKLSLCSQYDCQEFLAYSEQANLIIVDIKMTKEVLKVIKYLKNEGKKVIAWVEDLRDDKLPEVFKLNLNGYIYYEVDEETLIKAIRQICAGGLFIHEPLSNRLLDIYTKSQSEQNEPPLELLSEREWEVLELLSKGYSNVKIANELFLSDKTVKNYVSSILYKLDVPDRTNAVLHALRKRWVSL, encoded by the coding sequence ATGAATATTTTGTTGGTAAAACAAGCTTCGTTAGTATGTGATGGTATTTTTGGACTGTTAAAGCGTCACTTTCCAAACAGTAAGCTATCACTATGTAGTCAATATGACTGTCAGGAATTTTTAGCGTATAGTGAACAAGCAAATTTAATAATCGTTGATATCAAAATGACTAAAGAAGTATTAAAAGTAATCAAGTACTTAAAAAATGAAGGTAAAAAAGTCATAGCTTGGGTTGAAGATTTACGTGATGATAAATTACCAGAGGTCTTTAAACTAAATTTAAATGGCTATATTTATTATGAAGTCGATGAAGAAACCTTAATTAAGGCAATCAGACAAATATGCGCAGGTGGTCTCTTTATCCATGAACCACTATCTAATCGATTGCTAGATATTTACACCAAATCTCAGTCAGAGCAAAACGAACCACCATTAGAGTTGTTGTCTGAACGTGAATGGGAAGTGCTCGAACTCCTTTCTAAAGGATATAGTAATGTTAAGATTGCGAATGAATTATTTTTATCGGATAAAACCGTCAAAAATTATGTCAGCTCAATTTTATATAAACTAGATGTTCCAGACAGAACAAATGCTGTATTACATGCTTTACGCAAGCGATGGGTTAGTTTATAA
- the argJ gene encoding bifunctional ornithine acetyltransferase/N-acetylglutamate synthase: protein MMNVIGEKQGEIKLVNGGVSTPTGYLSGGLHCGIRREKPDLGWLISEVPADAFAVYTKNIFQAAPLKVTQASLSVAQKLQGIIVNSGNANACTGEQGLTDAYQMRELMADRLQIDQHYVAVASTGVIGEFLPMGKINKGIQAIEFKQGSVPLFETAILTTDTKEKKIAVQIEVDGKTVTIGGAAKGSGMINPNMATMLGFITTDAVVDPNVLEQELKTQTDQSFNMITVDGDTSTNDMVIVMANGLAGNEMLDHAHPDLPVFVKALSHVFQFLAKEIARDGEGATKLIEVNVEGTETEEAARQIAKAVISSNLVKTAIHGADANWGRIITAIGYSGVQFEPNEVTVKIGDKTVVENGLPKPFDEAELKSILEQDEVKLYINMGSSHYSALGWGCDLSYEYIRINALYRT from the coding sequence ATGATGAATGTAATAGGGGAGAAACAAGGGGAAATAAAGCTAGTTAATGGTGGTGTATCGACACCGACTGGATACCTTTCGGGTGGACTTCATTGCGGCATTAGGAGAGAAAAGCCAGATCTAGGTTGGCTCATATCTGAAGTTCCGGCTGATGCATTCGCCGTATATACAAAAAATATTTTTCAAGCAGCACCGCTTAAAGTTACTCAAGCTAGTCTTTCAGTTGCACAAAAATTACAAGGCATCATTGTTAACTCTGGGAATGCCAATGCATGTACAGGTGAACAAGGTTTAACTGATGCTTATCAGATGAGAGAATTAATGGCTGATAGGCTTCAAATAGATCAACACTATGTTGCAGTAGCATCAACGGGAGTCATTGGTGAGTTTTTACCAATGGGTAAAATCAACAAAGGGATTCAAGCAATTGAATTTAAACAGGGAAGTGTCCCGCTATTTGAAACAGCAATATTAACAACGGATACAAAAGAAAAAAAGATTGCAGTTCAAATTGAAGTTGACGGTAAAACAGTCACAATAGGTGGTGCGGCAAAAGGGTCTGGAATGATTAATCCAAATATGGCGACAATGCTAGGATTTATTACGACAGATGCAGTCGTTGATCCGAACGTACTTGAACAAGAGTTAAAAACTCAAACAGATCAAAGCTTTAACATGATTACAGTAGATGGGGACACATCAACGAATGATATGGTCATTGTAATGGCTAATGGTTTAGCAGGGAATGAAATGCTAGATCATGCTCATCCAGACTTGCCGGTCTTTGTTAAGGCACTTAGCCATGTGTTTCAATTTTTGGCAAAGGAAATTGCCCGTGATGGTGAAGGTGCGACGAAATTAATTGAGGTAAATGTTGAAGGAACAGAGACAGAAGAAGCAGCTCGTCAAATTGCTAAAGCCGTCATCAGTTCAAATTTAGTCAAGACAGCTATTCATGGTGCAGATGCGAATTGGGGTCGAATCATTACAGCCATCGGCTATAGTGGCGTCCAATTCGAACCAAATGAAGTAACCGTCAAAATCGGTGATAAAACTGTTGTGGAAAATGGCTTACCAAAGCCGTTTGATGAAGCGGAACTGAAGAGTATCTTAGAGCAGGATGAAGTTAAACTTTACATCAATATGGGATCTTCTCATTACTCAGCATTAGGTTGGGGCTGTGATTTATCTTATGAGTATATAAGAATTAACGCCTTATACAGAACATAG
- a CDS encoding threonine/serine exporter family protein has product MLIEQLVVSFFAAIGFAILFNAPINVLWQSGTVGMIGWLVFVVLSRVYDVNVVIATFVASVIIGIISQILAKRFRTPIIIFNLAGIIPLVPGGLSYDAMRFFVVNNYDAAISTGATVAMISGAIALGLIFSEIINQMIRNMDWRKYHSEYDRKGVTR; this is encoded by the coding sequence ATGCTGATTGAACAATTAGTTGTAAGTTTTTTTGCTGCAATTGGATTTGCGATATTGTTTAATGCACCGATTAATGTACTGTGGCAGTCTGGAACCGTCGGGATGATTGGTTGGCTAGTGTTTGTCGTTTTATCAAGGGTGTATGATGTAAATGTTGTCATTGCTACATTTGTTGCATCAGTTATTATTGGGATTATTAGTCAGATACTTGCTAAACGGTTTCGAACGCCGATCATTATTTTCAATCTAGCAGGTATTATTCCACTTGTTCCGGGTGGTCTCTCTTATGATGCAATGCGCTTCTTTGTTGTAAATAACTATGATGCAGCCATTTCAACTGGTGCGACAGTTGCCATGATATCTGGTGCCATAGCACTCGGGCTGATTTTTTCTGAAATTATCAATCAGATGATTCGTAATATGGATTGGCGTAAATATCATAGTGAATACGATCGTAAAGGTGTGACACGCTAA